The nucleotide sequence ATTTAGCTGACACTAAATAAGACAATTATTCTTATATACATTGAAGGCTTGACCTGTTCCTGTTTTAGAAGTTCCAGAGAGAAATGGAGTGTCTGCAATTATACAATAATTTCTAAAAGGTTTCCTGAAAACAAGTGCCTGAAGAAATGTTTcattgatattatattattatctattttCCATATACAAACTGAGAGTCAAGACAGTTATCAATCATTACCAATCGTTACCAAAGACATATAGGAGACATTGCTAGAAGTTGgataaaatttaaatttaaatttaaatttaaaatatcacTGCCTATAACTTAACCTTTTCTCCACCTTTgctgtgttaaatgtgtgtgtagtgtattCATATGTGTGTCTGCTGAGCTACAGCTTTGATCCTAGGGCTTTCCGCTGGGCTCAGACTATGAGGCTGGCAGTGGAGGAGATAAACCAGAATATGGAGCTGTTGCCCAATTACACCCTTGGCTACAAAATCTTTGATTCATGCGCACATCCACTGACTGGCCAGAGGGCTGCTCTGGCTGTGTTGAATGGTTTGAGTGAGGACCACTCTGCCATGTGCAGCGGTGCCTCTCCACTCCTTGCAGTGATCGGAGATTCTGGTTCTGCTCAGTCCATTGTGATATCAAGAATGCTACAGCCTTTTAGAATCCCAATGGTTAGTTGGGACGATTATGTTCTAATACACCAAACACGTGTTCTCTGTAAAATATTCCCTTCAAtgtgttctttatttttccGTATTTACCCAGATCAGCTACTTCTCAACATGTTCATGTTTCGCTGACAGAATCAAATTTCCCAACTTCTTCAGAGTAATACCTAATGATGACTATCAGGTGAGGGTTTGGCTTTAAATTATAAGGGTTTAGATGATTTTTCAGTGCTGCTATATGAAGCCTTCATATGTTTCTGTGTTGATGCCCAATGTTGTACTGTGCAAACCTTGTGCATCAATCCCTTACTAAGAACAATGCTGTGCTTTAACTACAATGCATTAGAGTATGTGCAGTAGATTATCACCAAAATTAGATTTACACAGCTTTGACTCGAGTGATGATATATTAGATTACTTTGCAGTGCTAAACAAAATCAAGTGccagtaaacattaaaaaacaaaacaaaaacaactttagtGTTTTCTCTGAtgtcagtttagttttatttttatcttttttcctaTTCCTAGGTGAAGGCCATTGCCCAGCTGCTGGTGCGATTCAACTGGACTTGGGTGGGTCTGGTGCGATGGGACACTGACTATGGACGTTTTGCTATGCAAGGTTTACTGAGAGAGCTACGGGGAACCAAAGTGTGTGTAGCATACCAAGAAATCATCCCTCTGTTCTACAATCGCCAGAGGGTTCTGGAGGTTATGCAGGtaggtacaaacacacactgaattgAGTTTTATAGCAATATAGCAGTTTTTCAGCTCAAGAGATCATATAGTAGGCACTAATGACAAATGAATCCATTACAATCCCCTGTATGAATAATGACTGTGTGATTATAGTACATCTTAGGTGATTTTGATGGTATAAGCTTTTGTTTGTTAAACCTGTGGTGCAGAACtttaacatataaatgaacTTCTGTTAAATTAAAGCATTTGCCAaacgagttcacacaatgctgattaagcctatcaccacCGGACAATTGTTTCTGTTAACAGGCTACAAATAGATAATTACCTCATGTCATCACTCcatcacattttttcccctttgtccTTAACAGAGTGCTCCTAGGGGCAGGGTAGATGGGGGTGGGAGAGTGGTGGTGAGATCAGTTTggtaaatgtttttgtaattattcACAATTCCAGGAAGGGGAGATACAAGTCCCGCACTGCAGTTTTAAATGAGACAATCTTGGGTAGGGTTTAGAAAACTTAGTTTTAACCTGCTttcttttgcttctttttttttctcatcatctgTAAAGGTAATGCGTAGCTCTACAGCAAAAGTGGTGGTTGTGTTTTCAAATGAGGGGGAGATGACACCTTTCTTGAGGGACTACATGACTCAGAACATTACTGGAATCCAGTGGGTGGCTAGCGAGGCCTGGGTCACAGCATCTGTCTTTACAGGGAGCGAGTATTACCCCTACCTCGGGGGCACCATTGGGTTTGGCATCAGAAAAGGTCCTATCTCCAGACTTAGTGACTACCTGCAGACAGTAAACCCTCAGATGTATCCCAATAATCCACTGGTGCAGGAGCTGTGGGAGGCTCTGTATGGTTGTAGTCCCTCTTCATCCTCTGGTTCCCAGTTGCCTCCCTGCTCGGGGCAGGAGTATCTGTTGGATCAGCATTCAGCTTACATGAATACATCCAGCCCTAGAGTTGCCTATAATGTCTATAAGGCTGTATATGCAATTGCTCATTCCCTGCACAACCTACTTCTCTGCCAACCAGACCAAGGGCCTTTCCTCAACAACTCATGTGCACAAAGCAACAACATACAACCCTGGCAGGTATTGTCTAGTATctatattgattatttttttccctaaaTCTTGTTAGagtatttcatattatttattgtttttcaagCTTCAACACTACATCCAGGAAGTGACGTTCAACATTGCTGGGGAGGTGGTGAACTTTGACCTGAAGGGTGACTCCATACCCTATTATGATATCATCAACTGGCAGAGAGGCACAGGCGGTAACATTGAGTTTTTCAATGTTGGGTTGTTTGATAGAACCAAGCCTGTTGGAGAGGAGCTGGTGATCCAAGAGGACAGGATAATGTGGGCAGGTCATCAGAGCGAGGCAAGCTGCTCACACTGTGTTTTTACCTTCATCACATGCTAATATTGATACAACTTGCATGTATGGTAGATAGGTAAATTCCCATATTACATGTCTTCTGTTTTAATGCATCCCAATGTATTCTTATAGCTAAATTCTTACAATATATAAATTAAGATGTTAGGAATGTTTCATTTGTATGTTGATAAAACACTGTATCCCAAACACACAGGTGTGCAagtattgtttc is from Scomber scombrus chromosome 5, fScoSco1.1, whole genome shotgun sequence and encodes:
- the LOC133980671 gene encoding extracellular calcium-sensing receptor-like translates to MPDLNYTYRPPPVKCNSFDPRAFRWAQTMRLAVEEINQNMELLPNYTLGYKIFDSCAHPLTGQRAALAVLNGLSEDHSAMCSGASPLLAVIGDSGSAQSIVISRMLQPFRIPMISYFSTCSCFADRIKFPNFFRVIPNDDYQVKAIAQLLVRFNWTWVGLVRWDTDYGRFAMQGLLRELRGTKVCVAYQEIIPLFYNRQRVLEVMQVMRSSTAKVVVVFSNEGEMTPFLRDYMTQNITGIQWVASEAWVTASVFTGSEYYPYLGGTIGFGIRKGPISRLSDYLQTVNPQMYPNNPLVQELWEALYGCSPSSSSGSQLPPCSGQEYLLDQHSAYMNTSSPRVAYNVYKAVYAIAHSLHNLLLCQPDQGPFLNNSCAQSNNIQPWQLQHYIQEVTFNIAGEVVNFDLKGDSIPYYDIINWQRGTGGNIEFFNVGLFDRTKPVGEELVIQEDRIMWAGHQSEVPVSVCSVSCLPGSRKAVRRWEPVCCFDCVPCDSGKISNQTNSIECTFCPEDFWSNKERTACTPKKIEFLAYDSLGIALTVISIVGACLTIAVITVFFHHRNTAIVRVNNSELSFFILFALTLCFLCSLVFIGEPTAWSCMLRHTAFSITFSLCISCILGKTLVVWAAFTATRPGDNIMKWLGHKQQRAIIFSCTLVQVIICAAWLIDAPPYPSRNTQYERSKIILECSVGSRLAFWCVLGYIGLQAGLCFILAFLARKLPGNFNEAKFITFSMLIFCAVWLAFIPAYISSPGNYADAVESFAILASSFGLLFCLFAPKCYVILLKPEKNTKQHLMGKENK